A region from the Cryptococcus gattii WM276 chromosome H, complete sequence genome encodes:
- a CDS encoding 2,4-dichlorophenoxyacetate alpha-ketoglutarate dioxygenase, putative (Similar to TIGR gene model, INSD accession AAW45376.1), producing MTINYTPLHPTFVAEASGVDFNNITPEVVEEIKEGMAKYGVLVFRKTGLNDKNHVEMSRLFGELDDVKPYNALGRINRLAYDELFDVSNVDPEGNIFQPTGQRAIINRGNTVFHCDSSFNPRRAGYSLLLAHELPPAGTGGNTEFADTRTAYNDLPEEHKRAIKDWVLWHSQHHSRRVANPGEPLLDQKKFLPTSHPFGKHKLVQIHEPSGRTNLYIANHAYKVESLPLEQGQAEIKALLDHCSSPNYVCSVEWKNNGDLVIWDNTCVMHRAVPGAFEGKYKRDMRRTTVHDSSSYAWGLNTVGDTWRSGLP from the exons ATGACCATAAATTATACCCCTCTTCATCCGACTTTCGTGGCCGAGGCATCGGGAGTCGATTTTAACAACATCACCCCCGAAGTTGTTGAAGAGATCAAAGAGGGCATGGCAAAG TATGGGGTTCTAGTTTTTCGAAAAACAGGATTGAACGATAAGAATCACGTCGAAATGTCTAGGCTTTTTGGGGAACTAGATGACGTGAAACCTTACAACGCGTTGGGTCGTATCAATCGGCTTGCGTATGACGA GCTATTTGACGTCAGCAACGTGGATCCCGAAGGCAATATCTTTCAACCTACTGGACAAAGAGCTATAATCAATCGG GGCAACACAGTTTTTCATTGTGACTCGTCCTTCAATCCCCGTCGAGCAGGCTAT TCGTTGCTGCTAGCTCATGAATTACCGCCTGCGGGAACGGGAGGAAACACCGAG TTTGCCGATACCCGCACCGCCTACAATGATCTTCCAGAAGAACACAAAAGGGCCATTAAAGACTGGGTGCTGTGGCACTCACAGCATCATTCCAGACGTGTCGCGAATCCTGGTGAGCCTCTCCTGGATCAGAAGAAG TTTCTTCCTACCAGCCACCCTTTTGGGAAACATAAACTGGTCCAGATTCATGAACCTTCCGGACGCACG AATTTGTATATTGCCAATCACGCATATAAAGTCGAGTCGCTCCCACTTGAGCAAGGTCAGGCGGAGATTAAGGCCTTGCTTGATCACTGCAGTTCCCCGAACTATGTCTGCTCTGTAGAGTGGAAGAATAATGGAGACCTTGTAATTTGGGACAATACCTGCGTTAT GCATCGAGCAGTGCCCGGCGCCTTCGAGGGCAAGTATAAGAGAGACATGAGAAGGACAACAGTACATGACTCAAGCAGCTATGCTTGGGGTTTGAACACAGTTGGGGATACTTGGCGTTCTGGATTGCCTTGA
- a CDS encoding transporter, putative (Similar to TIGR gene model, XP_572856.1): protein MTENEKDTVQTPTLHEEVDAGLTGESAQYAQPPALMQITSQNNMSHLDITTSTGKGEVNGKQPQQREQYQTGVLTGARLYLVFIALMLCVFMFALDQSIVSTAIPVLVSDFHAFNQVAWVITGYFLTQCGFILLVGQVLTVLKAKWMLLGAIFFFELGSLICGVAKDMNTLIGGRAIQGIGASGMFVSILAVIAVVTRVDQRAAFMASFGFVFVISSVVGPLLGGAFTDNVTWRWCFYINLFFGGFAAAAVVFLLPARDPEHAETAPDRTVFGKLRRLDWLGTGLIFCAITCLLLALAWGGNQYAWNNWRIPFLFTLGGLLVIAFGMWQWRYDKYALIPLSLLKNRTVIASSGAIFFFMLAMLGGTYQLPLFYQAVRGHSPEKSGIDIIPFMLATCVGILISGGVATKFGRYYPFLLIGPPFAAVGFGLLYIIGVHTSNAKIIGYQILAGFGIGLSFQNALVAVQAEFHDRPSLLPQATGVVSFFQLTGAALGVGIINTVQSVYLNTEIKLLAPEVDFNLVRNSVSAIYTLPPDQQPAVIEAYVISITNSLIPIIVAVGLAMVFGAFIRNHNLLKKRAVGGAHVA from the exons ATGACAGAAAACGAAAAGGACACGGTCCAAACTCCCACTCTCCATGAGGAAGTAGACGCTGGTCTCACCGGGGAATCTGCCCAGTATGCCCAGCCGCCAGCACTCATGCAAATCACCAGTCAGAACAACATGTCTCACCTTGATATTACGACCTCCACTGGAAAGGGTGAAGTGAATGGTAAGCAGCCGCAGCAGCGGGAGCAATACCAGACAGGTGTTTTGACTGGTGCCAGACTCTACCTGGTCTTCATTGCTTTGATGCTCTGTGTTTTC ATGTTTGCGCTGG ATCAATCCATTGTATCTACTGCTATACCTGTTCTTGTGTCAGACTTCCATGC CTTCAACCAAGTGGCCTGGGTTATCACTGGATACTTCT TGACCCAATGTGGTTTTATTCTTCTTGTTGGTCAAGTACTCACCGTCCTCAAGGCGAAATGGATGCTCCTTGGTGCAATCTTTTTCTTTGAGCTCGGCAGCCTTATTTGTGGTGTGGCCAAGGATATGAACACATTAATAGGCGGGCGTGCTATCCAGGGTATCG GGGCTTCCGGAATGTTCGTATCAATTCTTGCCGTCATTGCCGTTGTCACTCGAGTCGATCAGCGAGCGGCCTTTATGGCTTCTTTTGGCTTTGTCTTTGTCATATCGTCTGTGGTCGGTCCTCTGCTTGGAGGCGCATTCACGGACAACGTGACCTGGAG ATGGTGTTTCTACATCAATCTTTTCTTCGGGGGCTttgctgctgccgctgTCGTCTTCCTTCTGCCTGCTCGAGATCCCGAACACGCCGAAACTGCTCCCGATCGCACAGTCTTTGGCAAACTCAGACGTTTGGATTGGCTCGGTACGGGTCTCATCTTTTGCGCCATCACATGCCTTTTGCTGGCTCTTGCATGGGGTGGAAACCAATACGCGTGGAACA ACTGGAGAATACCTTTCCTCTTTACTTTGGGCGGCTTGCTTGTTATTGCGTTTGGCATGTGGCAGTGGCGGTACGACAAATATGCCCTCATTCCACTTTCTCTTCTCAAGAACCGAACGGTCATTGCAAGCTCTGGCGCCATATTCTTCTTCATGCTTGCAATGTTGGGAGGTACCTACCAGCTACCCTTGTTCTATCAAGCT GTCCGAGGACACTCCCCGGAAAAGTCCGGCATTGACATCATTCCTTTCATGCTTGCTACCTGCGTTGGTATTTTGATATCCGGAGGAGTGGCTACCAAGTTTGGGCGGTATTACCCGTTCCTTCTTATTGG TCCGCCTTTTGCTGCAGTGGGATTCGGGCTCCTATACATTATTGGCGTCCATACCTCTAATGCGAAAATCATTGGTTACCAAATCCTCGCCGGGTTTGGCATTGGCTTGAGCTTCCAAAATGCCTTAGTTGCTGTTCAAGCAGAATTTCATGACCGTCCAtcacttcttcctcaagCCACAGGTGTCGTGTCTTTCTTCCAATTGACGGGTGCCGCATTGGGAGTT GGTATCATCAACACTGTGCAGTCAGTTTACCTCAATACCGAAATCAAACTCCTTGCCCCTGAGGTTGATTTCAATTTGGTCCGAAATTCTGTCTCCGCCATTTACACATTACCTCCTGATCAACAGCCGGCTGTGATCGAGGCATACGTTATCAGTATCACCAACTCGCTAATCCCAATAATCGTTGCAGTAGGACTGGCGATGGTTTTTGGTGCTTTCATTCGAAACCACAACCTGCTTAAGAAACGTGCCGTCGGTGGTGCGCATGTGGCGTGA
- a CDS encoding oxidoreductase, putative (Similar to TIGR gene model, INSD accession AAW45551.1) has protein sequence MSRLTIESTVDLHTGRKIPRLGFGSGNLRDQIGVDAVEHAIKTGYLMVDTAQQYQNEREVGTGIAKSGVPRSQIFICTKWQPRPDGSTERPTPEQVCQEAHQSVLRLDQSGSGKEYLDLMLIHHPRPDSDGRAAHWKGLALAQKEGWVKDIGVSNFNIKHLEALPGPLPAVNQLELHPWCQQREVVDYCSKKGIVLQAFCPLVRIRKDKFEDPVVVKIARKHEKGVAHILLRWSLQKGFVPIPKTSSAERIEANKDLYDFELDYEDMEELDGLDQGAAGRVSGIDPAHLPD, from the exons ATGTCTCGTTTGACGATTGAGAGTACCGTGGACCTTCATACAGGTCGCAAGATACCCCGTTTGGGGTTTGGTTCGGGAAATCTCAGAGATCAGATCGGAGTCGACGCCGTGGAGCATGCCATAAAGACTGGCTATTTGATGG TTGACACGGCTCAGCAATATCAGAATGAGCGCG AGGTTGGCACAGGCATCGCAAAGTCCGGTGTACCTCGAAGCCAGATTTTTATTTGCACAAAATGGCAACCCAGGCCTGACGGCTCCACTGAGAGGCCTACTCCGGAGCAGGTCTGCCAAGAAGCTCACCAATCGGTTTTGAGGTTGGATCAATCGGGTTCAGGAAAAGAATACCTTGATCTTATGCTTATCCATCATCCTAGACCGGACTCCGATGGCCGAGCCGCTCATTGGAAGGGATTGGCTCTGGCTCAGAAGGAAGGCTGGGTAAAGGATATTGGGGTGTCAAACTT CAACATAAAACACCTTGAAGCACTTCCTGGACCTTTACCTGCCGTAAATCAGCTAGAACTTCACCCTTGGTGTCAACAACGCGAAGTGGTCGATTATTGTTCCAAGAAGGGCATCGTCCTTCAGGCGTTTTGTCCACTAGTTAGGATACGAAAGGACAAGTTTGAGGATCCTGTCGTAGTCAAGATTGCTAGGAAGCATGAGAAAGGTGTGGCTCACATCTTGCTGAGATGGAGTTtgcagaaagg ATTCGTTCCCATTCCCAAGACTAGTTCGGCAGAGCGAATTGAAGCCAACAAGGATCTCTACGATTTTGAGCTAGATTACGAGGATATGGAAGAGCTTGATGGCCTGGACCAAGGCGCTGCTGGAAGGGTGTCTGGTATCGACCCCGCACATTTGCCTGACTGA
- a CDS encoding transporter, putative (Similar to TIGR gene model, INSD accession AAW45553.1) yields the protein MTLSERERLLKPAPAPPGTTLYSEPDHSRDIKTIDEHKLSHNKVGLSARRFWILCASMWIVSFLNAFDGTVVATLLGPISSSFKATNMASWLGTAYMLSVCCFTPIYGRLCDIIGRQGSVLLALAIFTTGNLLCAIAPSMEALIAARALAGMGGGGLSTVGSIIMSDIVPITHRGIFQGLANLAYGGGMSLGAPIGGLINDSLSWRWAFSVQIPVLLFASYLIHSNVRYDVPSRPSSGVATSNPAAAAKQTAMQLFKRIDFLGCFLLAGWVGAALIAVSLNINSTATNAHNWSDPIMIALFITSAVFFVLFLLVELKWAAMPVMPFELLVSRTPVAVAINNFVLSVVNFAILYSVPLYFTAVRQMSASNAGAHLIPNSFVGVIGSLGSGLVVRRTHKYYWLNTFCACFGVIGCFLISTWNLDTSEWMLWTNLSFTSFAMGSVTTLTIVALIADVGPEHVAIATSLSYVFRTIGQVLGVALSGALTQAVLTGELKKRIHGPNAEEIIASIRESSASIQYLPEPLKSIAIASYQKGLHAVFICTLVLSVITLLSGLGIREVDMKLILSGGKPALPDQIESEEEEE from the exons ATGACTCTCAGCGAGAGAGAACGACTCCTGAAACCGGCTCCCGCCCCGCCTGGGACCACGCTCTATAGCGAACCAGATCATTCCAGAGATATCAAGACCATAGATGAACATAAGTTGAGCCACAACAAGGTGGGGCTGAGCGCCCGTCGATTTTGGATCTTG TGTGCTTCGATGTGGATAGTCTCTTTCTTGAACGCATTCGACGGTACTGTAG TTGCTACTTTGCTGGGTCCTATTTCTTCATCGTTCAAAGCTACCAATATGGCATCGTGGCTCGGTACAGCATA TATGCTCTCGGTTTGCTGCTTCACTCCCATTTACGGACGATTATGTGACATTATTGGTCGTCAAGGTTCAGTGCTGCTTGCGCTTGCAATTTTCA CCACTGGTAACCTTTTATGCGCGATTGCTCCTTCTATGGAAGCTTTGATTGCTGCTCGTGCACTAGCCGGTATGGGAGGAGGTGGTCTCAGTACAG TTGGAAGTATTATCATGAGCGACATCGTCCCTAT CACACATCGAGGTATCTTCCAAGGTCTTGCCAACCTTGCCTACGGGGGGGGAATGAG TCTCGGCGCTCCCATAGGCGGTCTCATCAACGATAGCCTCAGTTGGCGATGGGCTTTTTCGGTTCAA ATTCCTGTCCTCCTCTTTGCGAGCTATCTTATCCATTCTAACGTTCGATATGATGTCCCATCACGACCCAGCTCAGGTGTTGCTACATCGAACCCCGCGGCTGCTGCGAAGCAAACGGCTATGCAGCTTTTCAAACGGATCGACTTCCTGGGATGTTTCCTACTTGCTGGGTGGGTAGGCGCTGCTCTGATTGCCGTCTCGCTCAACATCAACTCTACTGCAACAAATGCACACAACTGGTCTGATCCGATCATGATCGCCCTATTCATCACTAGTGCGgtcttcttcgtcctcttcctACTTGTCGAGCTCAAATGGGCAGCCATGCCTGTCATGCCATTTGAGCTACTGGTCAGTCGAACTCCCGTAGCAGTTGCCATCAATAACTTCGTATTGTCCGTCGTTAACTTCGCCATT CTATATAGTGTCCCCCTTTACTTTACTGCTGTACGACAGATGTCCGCCTCCAACGCCGGCGCTCATCTTATTCCAAACTCATTCGTTGGCGTGATTGGCTCCCTCGGCTCTGGTCTCGTTGTCCGACGAACTCACAAATACTACTGGCTCAACACCTTTTGTGCATGCTTTGGAGTGATTGGTTGTTTTTTGATCTCCACTTGGAATCTCGATACATCTGA GTGGATGCTCTGGACGAACTTGTCGTTCACTAGTTTCGCAATGGGATCTGTTACCACCTTGACCATCGTCGCGCTTATTGCAGATGTAGGGCCTGAGCATGTCGCCATTGCAACCAGCT TATCCTACGTGTTCCGTACCATCGGTCAAGTCTTAGGTGTAGCCTTGTCAGGAGCTTTAACTCAAGCAGTACTGACTGGGGAACTAAAGAAGAGGATACACGGTCCTAATGCAGAAGAG ATCATTGCGTCGATCCGAGAGTCCTCTGCTTCTATTCAGTATCTCCCTGAACCTCTAAAGTCCATAGCGATTGCATCTTACCAGAAAGGTCTACATGCCGTCTTCATCTGCACTCTGGTCCTGAGTGTGATTACTCTCTTGTCAGGCTTAGGAATTAGAGAAGTCGATATGAAACTGATCTTGTCGGGAGGCAAACCGGCACTGCCCGACCAGATTGAgagtgaagaggaggaggagtaA
- a CDS encoding uncharacterized protein (Similar to SGTC gene model, INSD accession EAL19024.1), producing MLRKLMTPLLNLLEDPDSLFDSIVPIFQWPFTLLASFLQFTFLYSSGIEELQKGFASGQRAAKVKSILTVFVVTSTLQLVPSFLFDTHYHFKALWGFSLPYMLFIAPWKDAPEQTVAALLCDTLFAPLSTNIGIPFTGIFPDHDGQITAMLIFVTPALMLWAGYLGGQAAYFIIWAFICLSTVNALGQPLKSKEVSSTQYYKQMTVWHNLMAIWLWRLLISAIEGTNIPGVASAIDLVSYYIPNFYLWVTVFIFAALVTKKTANRHHYADTWYARCLTGSKTVMKER from the exons ATGTTGAGAAAGCTTATGACTCCATTGCTGAATCTTTTGGAGGA TCCTGACTCCCTTTTTGATAGCATTGTACCCATATTTCAGTGGCCTTTCACTTTATTGGCTTCTTTTCTACAGTTCACATTCTTATATAGCTCAGGGATTGAGGAGCTGCAAAAGGGTTTCGCCAGCGGTCAAAGGGCAGCCAAGGTCAAATCTATTCTTACAGTCTTTGTGGTCACATCTACTTTACAACTCGTCCCAAGCTTTCTTTTTGATACTCACTACCACTTTAAAGCATTGTGGGGTTTTTCCTTACCATATATGCTATTTATTGCCCCATGGAAGGATGCTCCTGAACAGACTGTGGCAGCTTTGCTATGCGATACTCTTTTTGCCCCGCTTTCCACAAACATAGGAATTCCATTTACTGGTATCTTTCCAGATCATGATGGTCAAATCACG GCCATGCTTATCTTTGTCACTCCGGCGTTGATGCT CTGGGCTGGTTATTTGGGCGGCCAAGCTGCCTACTTCATTATCTGGGCTTTTATTTGCTTGTCCACAGTCAATGCACTTGGACAGCCCTTGAAATCAAAGGAAGTCAGCTCTACTCAATATTATAAACAAATGACTGTCTGGCATAATCTAATGGCTATCTGGCTATGGAGACTCTTAATATCCGCCATAGAGGGAACCAACATACCTGGTGTTGCTTCAGCAATTGACCTTGTCTCATATTACATTCCCAATTTCTATCTATGGGTCACTGTCTTTATTTTTGCTGCCCTTGTGACAAAGAAGACAGCAAATCGTCATCAT TATGCCGATACATGGTATGCGAGATGTCTTACAGGATCTAAAACAGTCATGAAAGAAAGGTAA
- a CDS encoding Hypothetical Protein (Similar to TIGR gene model, INSD accession AAW45477.1), translated as MHQKMLPVGLVTQPAKDAIFKDETLQDPHTPLPLDQDSYFEFSNATNNLKNEPYMFSGGDKGAETRDHGLSGNIWTSEEEELIKLTMSRPPRDFSVSFPPDALPPSVVIDEITDYVAGRKTTAPASACGLTATRGDDQLRLWPHTWEEIRAKVIEMALEQSRFGRDAKERKLPREVRNHRPGLKRMDSMDFLDQDGTEGVSKDHLGRALRLSSSLQSSAQEDKMSVVFQQPMAIESLQSQSHSATWSEPSIPVDPVSRAFRRCNSKSSRPSSLLQRGRSFTAADLQMEDEKLEVDNRGTRPLTARGEQASSSTRVIGIRQHEKRSRPIQPMTAITPQNTSQTSSKPPARLIRSKSSYSVAHAAPYSSQKMFLSTPQPSTAKSYIMPRSLQPSMSISVSKSRRTNNEDGHDLPDSKKIKRIGGNGYQAKPGRISIQHQHALTQGGLQSPFEEKKGLNL; from the exons ATGCACCAAAAGATGCTGCCTGTTGGCCTAGTCACCCAACCTGCCAA GGACGCAATTTTCAAAGATGAGACCTTACAAGACCCTCATACGCCATTGCCCTTGGATCAGGATAGC TACTTTGAATTTTCGAACGCCACGAATAACTTGAAAAACGAACCTTACATGTTTTCTGGTGGAGACAAGGGTGCGGAAACTCGTGACCATGGGCTCAGCGGTAACATCTGGACatcagaagaagaagaactCATCAAACTT ACAATGTCACGACCTCCCAGGGATTTCTCGGTTTCCTTCCCTCCAGatgctcttcctccatctgTTGTCATCGATGAAATAACTGATTACGTTGCTGGACGCAAAACAACTGCACCTGCCTCTGCTTGTGGATTAACTGCGACGCGTGGTGATGATCAGCTTCGGCTTTGGCCTCATACATGGGAAGAAATTAGGGCTAAAGTCATTGAAATGGCATTGGAGCAAAGTAGATTTGGACGCGATGCAAAGGAACGAAAGCTTCCTCGCGAAGTAAGAAATCATCGTCCAGGTCTTAAAAGAATGGACAGTATGGATTTCCTTGATCAGGATGGAACAGAAGGAGTCTCAAAGGACCATCTAGGTCGTGCTCTCAG GctttcttcatctctgCAATCCAGCGCGCAAGAAGATAAAATGAGCGTAGTGTTTCAACAGCCTATGG CCATCGAATCGCTTCAATCACAGTCACATTCAGCCACATGGTCTGAACCCTCGATTCCAGTAGACCCGGTCTCCCGAGCATTTAGGCGGTGTAATTCAAAATCTTCTCGACCATCCAGTCTTCTCCAAAGGGGTCGCAGCTTCACTGCGGCAGATCTTcagatggaagatgaaaagctGGAGGTAGACAATAGGGGAACAAGACCTCTCACAGCGAGAGGCGAACAAgcatcatcctcaacaaGAGTAATTGGGATACGCCAACATGAAAAGAGAAGCAGGCCGATACAGCCCATGACAGCCATAACTCCTCAAAATACTTCCCAAACATCGTCAAAGCCTCCAGCTAGGTTAATCAGATCTAAATCGTCCTATTCTGTTGCACACGCCGCACCATATTCCTCGCAAAAGATGTTCCTTTCGACACCCCAGCCCTCCACGGCCAAGTCATATATAATGCCACGTAGTCTTCAACCTTCTATGTCAATTTCAGTATCAAAATCGAGAAGAACTAACAATGAGGATGGTCATGACCTGCCCGATTCTAAAAAAATAAAGCGAATCGGAGGAAATGGGTATCAGGCTAAGCCTGGTAGAATTTCAATTCAGCATCAACATGCTTTGACGCAAGGTGGTTTACAGAGCCCTTTTGAGGAGAAAAAGGGCCTGAATCTTTGA
- a CDS encoding Hypothetical Protein (Similar to TIGR gene model, XP_572979.1), translated as MSSATDRIPDLIAHYLATNYPTALEPFLQAAQIAAPNPSHPPDPDLRTVIEDWSSQQLAASLATTTIDESDIDAPLRDGTWKGWKLKDMMKVGLKGGVGLRSTDRKFEGVSAANLLTVAAVRVPKREFDTSSAVYRTSCPLDIVTTSVDKTLKIIDYSSGEVNKTLQPHRAAILTFAFHPQNSRYLLTGSMDGTTVLTDILTYKTLQTFSSTKFVVRVLFSSDGHFMATASYDHHIVIYAATSSALPPPPTEDEIPLDDTDHRSLACEPGLQYTEVHRIQVEANPEAILFHPNSTWLIYTTRSSHLLYYLRLPSESCPHDEAWQIKTKSFNPHPMDTHVSFSVLNMALHPSGRIVACQTGDHRGSAGERILLYGIEPEETERLGCLWTGSSGDDYVLPRMAWVPDGSGIVTTTPNGFLSLIALNGEIRSSVKIHGTSNSGQAVSEVVRDCFIIPKDAGGWEVISVGYDRNIRISVIDGY; from the exons ATGTCTTCAGCCACAGACCGTATCCCTGACTTGATTGCGCATTATCTCGCCACCAATTATCCGACGGCACTGGAGCCATTTCTCCAAGCTGCACAGATTGCTGCTCCCAATCCTTCTCACCCTCCAGACCCAGACCTTCGCACTGTCATTGAAGACTGGTCGTCTCAGCAGTTAGCCGCTAGTTTGGCAACGACTACGATCGATGAGAGCGATATTGATGCACCTCTACGAGATGGAACTTGGAAAGGATGGAAACTGAAGGATATGATGAAAGTTGGACTTAAGGGAGGAGTGGGCCTGAGGAGCACAGATAGAAAATTCGAGGGTGTATCTGCTGCCAATTTGTTGACAGTAGCGGCGGTCCGTGTTCCGAAGAGAGAATTTGATACATCCTCTGCTGT TTACAGGACGTCCTGCCCATTGGACATTGTCACTACATCAGTGGATAAGACGCTAAAGATAATAGATTACAGCTCTGGAGAA GTAAATAAGACACTGCAACCACATCGCGCTGCCATCTTGACATTCGCTTTCCACCCTCAAAACTCAAGATATCTTCTGACAGGCTCTATGGATGGCAC AACCGTACTCACGGACATTTTGACTTACAAAACCCTTCAAACTTTCTCTTCGACCAAATTTGTTGTACGCGTCCTGTTTTCCTCTGACGGCCACTTTATGGCGACCGCATCTTATGACCATCATATTGTTATTTATGCTGCGACGTCATCTGCGCTCCCCCCACCTCCTACCGAGGATGAAATTCCTTTAGATGACACCGATCACCGGTCGTTGGCATGTGAACCTGGTTTGCAGTACACGGAAGTTCATCGGATACAGGTTGAAGCCAACCCCGAAGCAATTCTCTTCCACCCCAATTCAACCTGGTTAATATATACAACACGATCTTCTCATCTGCTCTATTACCTCCGTTTACCTTCAGAATCGTGTCCGCATGACGAAGCGTGGCAGATCAAAACCAAAAGTTTTAATCCCCACCCGATGGACACGCATGTGAGCTTTTCTGTGCTCAACATGGCTCTCCATCCTTCCGGTCGTATTGTCGCTTGCCAGACAGGGGATCACAGGGGAAGTGCCGGAGAGAGGATTCTGTTATACGGTATTGAACCAGAGGAAACAGAAAGACTGGGGTGTTTGTGGACTGGGTCCAGTGGGGATGATTATGTTCTGCCGAGAATGGCTTGGGTACCGGACGGCTCTGGTATAGT GACAACAACACCCAACGGTTTCCTTAGCTTAATCGCCTTGAATGGGGAGATTAGATCTAGTGTTAAGATTCATGGTACATCAAACTCTGGGCAAGCAGTAAGCGAAGTGGTCAGAGAttgcttcatcatccccaAGGACGCTGGAGGGTGGGAAGTTATCAGCGTTGGTTACGATCGCAACATTCGCATCAGTGTGATTGATGGGTACTAG
- a CDS encoding endoplasmic reticulum protein, putative (Similar to TIGR gene model, XP_572989.1), protein MRLTHSHPVTVPPAPFHILRGHPKEMLELLHQSRGYWDPHFIYRADRAAPGVWGAWNSRDDKVLSKEYEFEAVKAFWFTGEKGEPDEKPRHRQDGDPVMLHFHGGGYLCGTAAESDLTSSICKALVIYSPIHHILSVDYRLAPVGPWPLPLLDAISAYHYLVKVEGIPEQDIVVGGDSAGGHLAMALTRWLRDEGDHVGLDMPRAMVLMSPWGDLGFTNAWGAEQYKYNADSDTIDDTFGPFACSLLFRALPLSVLYSSPYLSPASSTISTTSLFNNFPPTYIVCGGAERLARSTISLYSRIQLARSAAGKALVPDRLFVSPDAVHDFMIFPWMEEEASEVYEDLDTWLRELLTTDICSLAAASKESSKQPKETADRHRLTRQRTLESLRSHKSPRMYAAPDSGMLELVHDMQEEGMSMIEIPKLDLDFTEV, encoded by the exons ATGCGTTTAACGCACTCCCACCCGGTGACAGTCCCACCCGCTCCCTTTCATATCCTTCGAGGACATCCAAAGGAAATGCTAGAACTGTTACACCAATCACGAGGGTATTGGGACCCTCATTTCATCTATAGAGCCGACAGAGCAGCTCCAGGCGTGTGGGGCGCCTGGAATAGTCGGGACGACAAGGTGTTGTCTAAAGAATACGAGTTTGAAGCTGTCAAAGCCTTCTGGTTCACGGGAGAAAAGGGCGAACCAGACGAGA AACCTAGACATCGCCAAGACGGCGACCCTGTCATGCTCCATTTCCATGGCGGTGGATATCTTTGCGGCACAGCGGCCGAATCAGACCTAACTTCGTCCATCTGCAAAGCTCTCGTAATCTATTCACCCATCCATCATATCTTGTCGGTCGACTATCGGTTAGCACCAGTCGGACCTTGGCCGTTACCTTTACTCGATGCGATCTCCGCTTATCACTACCTCGTGAAGGTAGAGGGGATACCAGAGCAAGATATTGTCGTTGGTGGTGACTCAGCTGGCGGACACCTTGCTATGGCGTTGACTCGATGGTTGAGAGATGAAGGTGATCATGTGGGCCTCGATATGCCAAGGGCCATGGTTCTCATGAGTCCATGGGGTGATTTGGGATTCACCAATGCATGGGGTGCGGAACAATACAAGTATAACGCAGACTCAGACACT ATTGATGATACGTTTGGGCCCTTTGCTTGCTCATTGCTTTTTCGTGCTCTCCCCTTATCCGTTCTATATTCCTCGCCATATCTTTCCCCAGCGTCTTCCACCATATCGACGACTAGTCTGTTCAATAATTTCCCACCAACCTACATTGTTTGCGGCGGAGCTGAGCGGCTTGCGAGATCGACTATATCGTTATACTCGCGAATTCAGCTGGCTCGTTCAGCTGCGGGCAAAGCCCTCGTTCCAGACAGACTTTTCGTAAGCCCAGATGCGGTACATGACTTTATGATCTTTCCCtggatggaagaagaagccTCGGAAGTGTATGAAGACTTGGATACATGGCTGCGAGAACTCCTAACCACCGATATATGTAGTCTGGCAGCGGCTTCAAAAGAGTCTTCAAAGCAGCCGAAGGAAACTGCAGACCGGCATCGACTGACGAGGCAAAGAACATTAGAAAGCCTCAGGTCTCACAAATCCCCACGAATGTACGCTGCGCCTGATTCTGGAATGCTCGAGTTAGTCCATGACAtgcaagaagaaggaatgaG CATGATTGAAATACCCAAACTCGATCTTGATTTCACTGAAGTATAA